One part of the Coffea eugenioides isolate CCC68of chromosome 10, Ceug_1.0, whole genome shotgun sequence genome encodes these proteins:
- the LOC113749185 gene encoding indole-3-acetic acid-amido synthetase GH3.17-like, whose protein sequence is MLPTFDPRDTEAGSRILGDITSNAGHIQEQILEEILTKNASTDYLKGFLNGHSDKGLFKNKVPVVDYEDIKIYIDRIALDGEPSRILTNESITELLKSSGTSGGKQKWIPKTAEEGERRAFFSCLLATVQNRYLQGLNDGKVLLFVLINPDIHTPGGLVLRTTSESEIKNRKDRYPQFILCEDTNQSLFSQLLCGLVQRDAIASVGTYFASGLLRVIKFFEEHWQEMSSNIRTGQMSDWITDPNCKRAVSLILNKQMPDLADSIDLVCQEKSWEGIIKKIWPRTKYVLAIITGSMAQYIPALEFYTGGLPVVSPVYGSSEAFFGINMKPLCSPYDVSYTFIPNMAYYEFLPIDNHQDPNCTNRKDAHLKDHIVDLANVKIGQHYELLVTTFTGLYRYRMGDILLVTGFHNSTPQFKFVQRTNVVLSIHTDKTTEQDLQKAVAIAMQILEPLGFFLLDYSSYADTSSIPGHYVLFWELQLRSNDDIPELDQVKMEKCCSLVEQSLDLEYKMLRNQSISTIGPLEIRVVKQGTFNVLMDLYVSRGTSLNQYKTPKNIKSEKAIEILDSRVVGKFYSREVPNQDS, encoded by the exons ATGCTGCCAACCTTTGATCCAAGAGATACTGAAGCTGGTTCGAGGATTTTGGGGGATATAACCAGCAATGCTGGTCATATACAAGAACAGATCCTGGAGGAGATTTTAACTAAAAATGCAAGCACCGATTACTTGAAGGGTTTTCTTAATGGTCACTCTGATAAGGGACTATTCAAGAATAAAGTTCCTGTGGTAGATTATGAAGATATCAAGATTTACATCGATCGAATTGCACTGGATGGAGAGCCATCTCGGATTTTAACTAATGAATCCATTACTGAGCTACTCAAAAG CTCGGGCACTTCAGGTGGGAAGCAAAAGTGGATTCCAAAAACTGCTGAAGAGGGAGAGCGCAGGGCCTTTTTTTCTTGTCTCCTTGCTACTGTTCAGAATAG GTACCTCCAGGGCTTGAACGATGGAAAAGTGCTGTTATTTGTCCTTATCAACCCGGATATCCACACTCCTGGTGGCTTAGTATTAAGAACAACCTCAGAAAGCGAGATAAAGAACAGAAAAGACAGATATCCTCAGTTTATATTGTGTGAAGATACCAATCAGAGCTTGTTTAGTCAATTACTTTGTGGCCTTGTGCAGCGAGATGCGATAGCAAGCGTTGGTACATATTTCGCCTCGGGTTTGCTAAGGGTAATCAAATTTTTCGAGGAACATTGGCAAGAAATGTCTTCCAACATAAGAACTGGACAAATGAGTGATTGGATCACTGATCCTAACTGCAAAAGGGCTGTCTCCTTGATTTTGAACAAACAAATGCCAGATTTGGCTGATTCAATTGATCTTGTATGCCAAGAAAAGTCTTGGGAAGGGATAATTAAGAAGATCTGGCCAAGGACCAAGTATGTCCTGGCCATTATTACAGGGTCCATGGCACAATATATCCCTGCGCTTGAGTTCTATACGGGTGGGTTGCCTGTAGTTTCACCAGTTTATGGTTCTTCAGAGGCATTTTTTGGGATAAACATGAAACCTTTGTGCAGTCCTTATGATGTCTCGTATACATTTATACCAAACATGGCCTACTATGAGTTCTTACCAATTGACAATCATCAAGATCCAAACTGCACCAACAGGAAAGATGCTCATTTGAAAGATCACATTGTGGATCTTGCTAATGTTAAGATTGGCCAGCATTATGAACTTCTTGTCACGACCTTTACAG GTTTGTACAGGTACAGAATGGGGGATATTCTCCTGGTGACAGGTTTTCACAATTCCACTCCCCAATTTAAATTTGTACAAAGGACAAATGTAGTTTTGAGTATTCACACAGATAAAACAACTGAACAAGACCTCCAAAAAGCAGTTGCAATAGCAATGCAGATCCTTGAACCACTTGGCTTCTTTCTTTTGGATTACAGTAGCTATGCTGATACATCCTCTATTCCTGGTCACTATGTACTCTTTTGGGAGCTTCAACTCAGATCAAACGATGATATACCTGAACTTGATCAggttaaaatggaaaaatgctGTAGTTTAGTGGAACAATCTCTGGACCTGGAATATAAGATGCTGAGGAATCAGAGCATCAGTACCATCGGTCCTTTGGAAATTAGAGTTGTGAAACAAGGAACATTCAACGTGCTCATGGACTTGTATGTTTCTCGAGGAACTTCTTTAAACCAGTACAAGACACCTAAGAACATAAAGTCTGAGAAAGCCATTGAAATTCTGGACTCCAGAGTAGTGGGAAAATTTTACAGCAGAGAAGTACCTAATCAAGACTCGTAG